A stretch of Paenibacillus peoriae DNA encodes these proteins:
- a CDS encoding M20 metallopeptidase family protein — protein MFIVIEEAGDFLSMAHQLQDKLVKHRHHLHAVPELDLSLPRTTAYVKEVLESMGLEPTPVGESGLMVTIGGQHAGKVILIRADMDGLPIQEETELSFASLNGNMHACGHDLHTSMLLGAAEILKANEEQLRGTVKLMFQPGEETLHGAKMMLKNGILDNPKVDASMMLHVLTGMPIPIGQFVVPEAGGVISASSDWFEIIIRGRGAHGAMPSAAVDPLNVAAHLHLALQGILSREIPPVESAVLTIGVMEGGSTNNVIPDTARMKGSVRTFNAALRDKMETRIHDISAGIGETFQAKVDVIYTRGCPEVKTDSGLNRQMRTTIANTFGASSLIGITQLIPGGKLMGSEDFAFVSQAVPSTSVFLNAGNTEEGYGYPVHHPKTMFSDEVLYKGAAAYAAFARDWLESNR, from the coding sequence ATGTTTATTGTGATTGAAGAAGCTGGAGATTTTTTGAGTATGGCCCATCAGCTGCAGGACAAATTGGTCAAGCACAGGCATCATCTTCATGCGGTTCCGGAACTTGATTTAAGTTTGCCGAGGACAACTGCCTACGTAAAAGAGGTGTTGGAGTCGATGGGGCTTGAGCCTACTCCCGTAGGAGAGTCAGGTCTAATGGTTACGATCGGCGGACAACATGCCGGGAAGGTGATTCTTATCCGTGCGGATATGGATGGGCTGCCCATTCAAGAAGAAACGGAGCTTTCTTTTGCGTCGTTGAACGGAAACATGCATGCATGCGGTCATGACTTGCATACTTCCATGCTGCTCGGAGCTGCGGAGATCCTGAAGGCCAACGAAGAGCAGCTTCGCGGGACGGTTAAGCTTATGTTTCAGCCGGGTGAAGAGACTCTGCACGGGGCAAAGATGATGCTTAAGAATGGGATTCTTGACAATCCTAAGGTGGATGCATCCATGATGCTTCATGTGTTGACCGGAATGCCAATTCCTATCGGGCAATTTGTAGTGCCTGAGGCCGGTGGAGTTATCTCAGCTTCCTCTGATTGGTTCGAAATCATCATCCGCGGAAGGGGTGCACATGGAGCAATGCCGAGTGCCGCGGTCGATCCGTTAAATGTGGCTGCTCATCTTCATTTGGCGCTGCAGGGTATTCTCAGCCGTGAAATTCCGCCAGTTGAGAGTGCCGTCCTTACCATTGGCGTGATGGAAGGCGGAAGTACAAACAACGTGATTCCCGATACGGCCAGAATGAAAGGAAGCGTACGCACATTTAACGCCGCATTGCGGGACAAAATGGAAACCCGTATCCACGACATTTCTGCAGGTATCGGAGAAACTTTTCAGGCAAAGGTGGATGTGATCTATACCAGGGGATGTCCTGAGGTGAAAACGGACAGCGGGCTTAACCGTCAAATGAGAACTACGATTGCAAACACTTTTGGCGCCAGTTCCTTAATCGGTATAACCCAATTGATACCCGGCGGGAAATTAATGGGATCGGAAGACTTCGCATTTGTCTCACAAGCGGTGCCAAGTACCTCAGTATTTCTTAACGCAGGCAATACCGAGGAAGGCTATGGTTACCCTGTGCACCATCCAAAGACGATGTTCTCGGATGAGGTGCTGTACAAAGGGGCTGCGGCTTACGCTGCTTTCGCCAGAGATTGGCTTGAAAGTAATAGATAA
- a CDS encoding DUF2281 domain-containing protein, with protein sequence MSIEEKLIQDFLALPDDKKIEVIDFVEFLKNRSNKQMESIMDDIVNENIEALRELAK encoded by the coding sequence GTGAGCATTGAAGAGAAACTTATTCAAGACTTTTTGGCATTGCCTGATGACAAGAAAATTGAAGTGATTGATTTCGTTGAATTCCTAAAGAATCGTAGCAATAAGCAAATGGAGTCGATCATGGACGATATTGTGAATGAAAATATTGAGGCACTTAGGGAGTTAGCTAAATGA
- the zwf gene encoding glucose-6-phosphate dehydrogenase produces the protein MADIPAKESVVTQGAVLFIFGATGDLARRKLFPAIYSLYREGKLAEDFAVIGVARRPRTEEEFRNDLYASIQEFSRYKAENDQDWQAFAEHFEYKSLDINNVEGFHELRQQTESIESKFNIPGNRLFYLALAPELFGSVSKSLKDGGMMDGKGWNRLVIEKPFGYNLESAQELNVEIREVFAEEEIYRIDHYLGKEMVQNIEVIRFANAFFEPLWNNKHIANVQITLSETVGVEERGGYYDHSGALRDMGQNHMLQMLTMIAMEPPSRLLPEDIRDEKVKVLRSLRPFETSDDVKTNVVRGQYIEGSYRGQQLPGYRQEDKVDPQSNTETYFASRVFVDNFRWAGVPFYIRTGKRLPVKTTEIVVEFKSMPTNVYLGQKHKLEPNLLVIRVNPMEGIYIKINAKKPGSESDIEPLAMDFCQSCMVGINSPEAYERLLMDAIEGDSTYFTRWDEVATAWGFVDRIAKAWQQTPDTLETYAAGSWGPEGAHKLLEQDGFKWWPVSGQDEDNVIWRVGGVQ, from the coding sequence ATTGGTGTAGCAAGGCGTCCTCGCACAGAGGAAGAATTCCGTAATGACCTGTACGCTTCCATACAGGAGTTTAGTCGCTACAAAGCAGAAAATGATCAAGATTGGCAGGCATTTGCCGAGCATTTTGAATATAAATCGCTTGATATCAACAATGTCGAAGGGTTCCATGAGTTGAGACAGCAGACGGAGTCTATAGAAAGCAAGTTTAACATACCGGGAAATCGGTTGTTTTATTTGGCCTTGGCTCCTGAATTATTCGGAAGCGTGTCTAAGAGTTTGAAAGATGGCGGCATGATGGATGGCAAAGGGTGGAATCGTCTTGTCATTGAGAAGCCATTCGGTTATAACCTCGAATCTGCACAAGAATTGAACGTTGAAATACGAGAAGTATTTGCCGAAGAAGAAATTTATCGGATTGATCACTATCTTGGCAAGGAAATGGTACAAAATATTGAGGTGATCCGCTTCGCGAACGCCTTCTTTGAACCACTGTGGAATAATAAGCATATTGCCAATGTGCAAATTACGCTTAGTGAAACGGTAGGGGTGGAGGAACGCGGAGGTTACTACGATCATTCCGGCGCCTTGCGGGATATGGGACAGAACCATATGCTGCAAATGCTAACGATGATTGCGATGGAGCCACCTAGTCGTTTGTTGCCTGAGGATATCCGTGATGAAAAGGTGAAAGTGCTGCGTTCGCTGCGCCCTTTTGAAACGTCTGACGATGTGAAAACCAATGTGGTGCGTGGTCAATACATCGAAGGCAGTTATCGCGGTCAGCAGTTGCCAGGATATCGCCAAGAAGACAAGGTTGATCCACAGTCAAACACAGAGACTTATTTTGCTTCACGCGTGTTTGTTGATAATTTCCGTTGGGCTGGCGTACCGTTCTATATTCGTACGGGCAAACGTCTCCCTGTAAAAACAACGGAGATTGTTGTGGAATTTAAGAGCATGCCAACGAACGTGTACCTCGGTCAAAAGCATAAGCTGGAACCGAACTTGCTCGTCATTCGGGTCAATCCAATGGAGGGCATTTACATTAAAATTAATGCCAAGAAACCTGGCTCGGAATCAGATATTGAGCCATTGGCTATGGATTTTTGCCAAAGCTGTATGGTGGGTATCAACTCACCGGAGGCTTATGAACGGTTGCTGATGGATGCCATTGAGGGTGATTCGACGTACTTCACGCGTTGGGATGAGGTTGCCACGGCATGGGGATTCGTCGATCGAATCGCCAAAGCATGGCAGCAGACCCCGGATACGCTGGAAACCTATGCTGCAGGCTCATGGGGACCGGAAGGTGCACACAAGCTATTGGAGCAGGATGGCTTCAAGTGGTGGCCGGTTAGCGGTCAGGATGAAGATAATGTCATCTGGCGAGTAGGCGGCGTTCAGTAA
- a CDS encoding enoyl-CoA hydratase/isomerase family protein: MTERRMIGPTKFEEYSEKYKEFLLMTRRDGIIEVRLHTDGGPYKHSWEAHTAWSHAWSDIGRDPENEVMIISGTGDKWVIGDPEVWNTKFMDWPKQKKLEQYHESLRLLENLIFCIDIPTIGAINGPGTHCELATLCDITICTEDADFFDPHYLGGTPPGDGMLLTLQNMIGFKKAAYYAYTGKNINGQTALDLGIVSEVLPREKLLPRAWELAEMIMQAPRSTRHLSHSIISRPWKQALVSDQGFQLAHQMYDMAIDEEGALERLKKMQGRLMGKEVH; the protein is encoded by the coding sequence ATGACAGAGAGACGTATGATTGGACCAACCAAATTTGAAGAGTACTCGGAGAAATACAAGGAATTTCTATTAATGACCCGCCGTGACGGAATCATCGAAGTACGGTTGCATACCGACGGAGGGCCGTACAAGCATTCTTGGGAAGCCCATACGGCATGGTCCCATGCATGGTCAGATATTGGCCGCGACCCTGAGAACGAGGTAATGATTATTTCAGGAACAGGGGATAAATGGGTAATAGGGGACCCTGAGGTCTGGAATACAAAATTTATGGACTGGCCGAAGCAAAAGAAGCTCGAACAGTATCATGAATCGCTGAGACTGCTTGAAAATTTGATATTCTGCATTGACATCCCCACCATCGGGGCGATCAACGGGCCGGGAACGCACTGTGAACTCGCAACTCTCTGCGATATTACCATTTGTACTGAAGACGCGGACTTTTTTGATCCTCATTATCTGGGAGGCACACCTCCCGGAGATGGAATGCTGCTCACACTGCAGAACATGATCGGTTTCAAGAAAGCAGCATATTACGCATACACCGGCAAGAATATCAATGGTCAAACCGCCTTGGACCTGGGCATCGTTAGTGAAGTCCTGCCCCGGGAAAAGCTTCTTCCTCGCGCATGGGAGCTTGCGGAGATGATCATGCAGGCACCGCGTTCAACGAGACATCTGTCCCACTCCATTATATCCCGTCCATGGAAACAAGCCCTGGTCAGTGATCAAGGGTTCCAGCTTGCCCACCAAATGTACGACATGGCCATTGATGAAGAAGGAGCTCTGGAGCGGCTGAAAAAAATGCAAGGACGTCTAATGGGCAAAGAAGTTCATTAG
- a CDS encoding peptide chain release factor 3, producing MSKTTDILQQEVDKRRTFAIISHPDAGKTTLTEKLLLFGGAIRLAGSVKARKASKHATSDWMEIEKQRGISVTSSVMQFDYNGHRINILDTPGHQDFSEDTYRTLTAADSAVMLIDVAKGVEAQTIKLFQVCAKRGIPIFTFINKLDREGRSPFDLMEELEQVLGIRSVPMNWPIGTGRELCGVYDRVKNQVELFQGDDHSTIKVQKVEDYNDPIIREMAGEYLHDQLCQDLELLDVAGDPFDMEKVQRGELTPVFFGSAINNFGVQTFLENFLQLAPKPEPRRSTAGEIEPTNEKFTGYVFKIQANMNPAHRDRIAFLRIVSGKFQRGMSVKHVRMGKEIKLSQPQQFLAQDRDIVEEAFPGDIIGLFDPGIFRIGDSLSQGSEVVFDELPTFSPEIFAKVTVKNALKHKQYLKGIDQLTEEGMIQVFRTVSFDDTLLGVVGQLQFEVFEYRMKGEYGVDVQLQRMPFQFARWIVDEQIDPSKFRINSTLVKDKKGNYVALFENEYAMRTAMEKNPTAKFLEMAP from the coding sequence ATGAGTAAAACAACAGATATACTTCAACAGGAAGTCGACAAACGGCGTACGTTTGCGATTATTTCTCACCCGGATGCGGGTAAAACGACACTGACGGAAAAGCTGCTGCTGTTCGGGGGCGCGATTCGTCTTGCTGGTTCAGTTAAAGCGCGTAAAGCAAGCAAACACGCCACGAGTGACTGGATGGAGATTGAAAAACAGCGGGGGATCTCTGTAACATCCTCAGTGATGCAATTTGATTATAATGGTCACCGCATCAACATTCTGGACACGCCAGGTCACCAGGATTTCAGTGAAGACACGTATCGTACATTAACAGCAGCAGATAGTGCAGTCATGCTGATTGACGTAGCGAAAGGTGTGGAAGCGCAAACGATTAAGCTGTTTCAAGTTTGTGCGAAGCGTGGAATTCCGATTTTCACCTTCATTAACAAACTGGATCGTGAGGGACGCAGTCCTTTTGATTTGATGGAGGAGTTGGAGCAGGTACTTGGCATCCGTTCGGTGCCTATGAATTGGCCGATTGGTACAGGACGCGAGCTGTGCGGTGTCTATGACCGTGTCAAAAATCAGGTCGAGCTGTTTCAGGGAGATGACCATTCCACGATTAAAGTACAAAAAGTGGAAGATTACAATGATCCGATCATTCGTGAGATGGCGGGCGAATATTTGCATGACCAATTATGCCAAGACTTGGAGTTGCTTGATGTCGCGGGTGACCCTTTTGACATGGAGAAAGTACAGCGCGGAGAATTAACACCGGTATTCTTCGGCAGTGCGATTAATAATTTTGGTGTACAAACATTTTTGGAAAACTTCCTTCAGCTTGCTCCTAAACCGGAGCCACGCCGTAGTACAGCTGGGGAAATTGAACCAACAAACGAAAAGTTTACTGGCTATGTATTTAAAATTCAAGCGAACATGAACCCGGCTCACCGTGACCGTATTGCATTTTTGCGTATTGTGTCTGGTAAGTTTCAACGCGGGATGAGTGTTAAGCATGTACGGATGGGCAAGGAGATAAAGCTGTCTCAGCCACAGCAGTTCCTGGCACAGGACCGTGATATTGTTGAGGAGGCTTTTCCTGGCGATATTATTGGATTGTTTGACCCGGGTATTTTCCGTATTGGTGATTCACTCAGCCAAGGTAGCGAGGTTGTGTTTGATGAATTGCCGACCTTCTCGCCTGAGATTTTTGCCAAGGTAACGGTGAAAAATGCCTTGAAGCACAAACAGTATCTGAAGGGTATTGACCAGTTGACCGAGGAAGGTATGATTCAGGTTTTCCGTACGGTAAGCTTTGACGATACGCTATTAGGTGTTGTCGGCCAACTGCAATTTGAAGTATTTGAGTACCGCATGAAGGGTGAGTATGGAGTTGATGTACAGCTTCAGCGTATGCCATTCCAATTTGCACGTTGGATTGTGGATGAGCAGATTGACCCGAGCAAGTTCCGTATTAACTCTACGCTGGTAAAGGATAAGAAGGGCAATTATGTCGCCTTGTTCGAAAACGAGTATGCCATGCGTACGGCTATGGAGAAAAACCCGACAGCTAAGTTTCTAGAAATGGCTCCGTAA
- a CDS encoding TrmH family RNA methyltransferase — MEIISPNNARVKEWAQLLEKKHRTRQHKYIVEGIHLVQEALRSDAAVETVAYDLDKGIPAELNGLDPADQPVEWVPVSAAVIAKCTDTKTPQSVFAIVRKEERSAFPALLEQPDALVMVLDGVQDPGNVGTIIRSADAAGAAGVILGHGCADLYNPKTIRSTMGSLFHLPVIEGSLEELLPQAKSKGARLLSTSLDASLSCYAIDLRVSTWLVIGNEGQGISDATARMVDESIFIPMQGQAESLNAAMASTVLLFEAMRQRN; from the coding sequence ATGGAAATCATTTCACCGAATAATGCGCGTGTAAAAGAGTGGGCGCAACTGCTGGAGAAAAAGCATCGCACACGGCAGCATAAATATATTGTCGAGGGTATTCATCTGGTGCAGGAAGCGCTGCGTTCGGACGCGGCTGTCGAAACCGTCGCCTATGATTTGGACAAGGGCATTCCCGCCGAGCTGAATGGCCTGGATCCAGCCGACCAGCCGGTGGAATGGGTTCCCGTGTCAGCGGCGGTCATTGCAAAATGCACCGATACGAAGACGCCGCAGTCGGTTTTTGCCATCGTGCGTAAGGAGGAGCGCAGCGCATTCCCGGCATTGCTGGAGCAGCCGGATGCACTGGTAATGGTGCTGGACGGGGTGCAGGACCCCGGCAATGTAGGCACCATCATCCGCAGCGCGGACGCTGCTGGAGCCGCAGGCGTAATATTGGGTCATGGCTGCGCCGACCTGTACAATCCCAAAACGATTCGCTCCACGATGGGATCGTTGTTTCATCTGCCGGTGATTGAAGGCAGTCTGGAGGAGCTTTTGCCGCAGGCCAAAAGTAAAGGTGCCCGCTTGCTCAGCACCTCGTTGGATGCGAGCTTATCATGCTATGCCATAGATTTACGTGTTTCCACTTGGCTTGTGATTGGGAATGAAGGCCAAGGTATTTCTGATGCTACTGCGCGCATGGTGGATGAGTCGATATTCATTCCGATGCAGGGGCAAGCGGAATCACTGAACGCGGCGATGGCTTCTACGGTGCTGTTATTTGAGGCCATGAGACAACGAAACTAA
- a CDS encoding transposase, whose protein sequence is MHLVFLPPYSPNLNPVEGLWLWLKSNVANNVFF, encoded by the coding sequence CTGCACCTGGTCTTTCTTCCGCCCTATAGTCCCAACCTAAATCCAGTAGAGGGGCTATGGCTGTGGCTTAAATCCAATGTGGCGAATAACGTGTTTTTTTAG
- a CDS encoding zinc-binding dehydrogenase, translating into MIRTIVIDPHAPSLLAFKEVDAPQPKPWEALVQVKAVSLNRGEVSDAKNQEISSRPGWDFAGIVIEPAENGAGPQKGARVVGLLPMGAWSEQVAAPVSLLAEIPDKLTFTEAATLPVAGLTALYALRKGGMLLGKRIFITGSSGGVGLFAHQLAVQSGAYVVGTASTEEKAELVREVGSDEVIIGYSAISSASKFGPYDLIIDSVGGNALAALLPQLAPQGICVAVGFSSSNTVMIDMKNMVTSGGRTLYSFFLGEELTRQSAADDLSLLARLVTDERLIPRIQVEAPWTEIDTVARNLMERKFSGKAVLHLD; encoded by the coding sequence ATGATTCGTACTATTGTTATTGATCCGCATGCCCCGTCTCTTTTGGCCTTCAAGGAAGTTGACGCCCCGCAGCCTAAGCCATGGGAAGCGCTTGTGCAAGTGAAGGCCGTCTCACTCAACCGCGGTGAAGTGAGTGACGCTAAAAATCAGGAAATTTCTAGCCGTCCTGGCTGGGATTTCGCCGGGATTGTCATCGAGCCGGCAGAGAACGGCGCAGGACCGCAAAAAGGGGCCAGGGTTGTTGGTTTGCTCCCGATGGGAGCCTGGAGCGAGCAAGTGGCTGCTCCCGTATCGTTGTTGGCCGAAATCCCAGACAAACTCACTTTTACGGAGGCGGCTACCCTCCCCGTAGCAGGGCTCACGGCTCTTTATGCACTTCGAAAAGGCGGCATGCTGCTTGGCAAACGGATTTTCATTACAGGCTCTAGCGGCGGAGTTGGGTTATTCGCCCATCAGCTTGCAGTCCAATCCGGCGCATACGTTGTAGGTACGGCAAGCACGGAAGAGAAGGCTGAGCTTGTTCGGGAGGTCGGATCCGACGAAGTGATCATTGGATATTCCGCAATTTCATCAGCCAGCAAATTTGGGCCGTACGATCTGATCATCGATTCAGTAGGCGGCAATGCACTGGCGGCGTTGCTGCCGCAGCTAGCGCCCCAAGGGATTTGCGTTGCGGTAGGATTTTCCTCTTCAAATACCGTAATGATCGATATGAAGAATATGGTGACCAGCGGAGGAAGAACCTTGTACAGCTTCTTTTTAGGTGAGGAACTCACTCGTCAATCAGCCGCGGACGATCTGAGTTTGCTGGCCCGGCTGGTCACAGATGAGCGGTTAATCCCACGAATCCAAGTGGAGGCGCCTTGGACCGAAATTGACACCGTTGCCCGTAATCTTATGGAACGGAAATTCTCGGGCAAAGCCGTGCTTCACTTAGATTGA
- a CDS encoding small acid-soluble spore protein SspI produces the protein MPITMDLRQAIVHKVHGKSEADLTDMIIGSVDGPEAALPGLGVILEIAWKHMSPNQQHDFVHLAHEQIDKIKPVPLT, from the coding sequence ATGCCCATTACAATGGATTTACGACAAGCAATTGTTCACAAAGTACACGGCAAATCAGAAGCTGATCTTACGGATATGATTATTGGGTCAGTGGACGGACCTGAAGCCGCTCTGCCTGGATTGGGTGTCATTCTTGAAATCGCTTGGAAGCATATGAGCCCAAATCAACAGCACGATTTCGTCCATTTGGCACATGAACAAATCGATAAAATCAAACCCGTGCCTTTAACCTAG
- a CDS encoding DinB family protein yields the protein MTYKSILIDQLTACYNDKSWFIPLADILDDLTATEAVTENDNKQTIWSIVNHLIYWNETWLERFKAGEFILNNAINNDETFSLTQDQLNDLGWKETLNRLENVFSNWRVILEETDESKLTKQLSEYFNAPWWGVVSNLSIHNAYHIGQIMLLKKQIRVK from the coding sequence ATGACCTATAAATCAATTTTAATAGATCAATTAACTGCATGTTATAACGATAAGAGTTGGTTCATTCCTCTTGCGGATATACTGGATGATCTAACAGCAACGGAAGCAGTTACTGAGAATGACAATAAACAAACCATATGGTCTATAGTGAATCATCTTATTTATTGGAATGAAACATGGCTTGAGCGTTTTAAGGCAGGAGAATTTATATTAAATAATGCTATTAACAATGATGAGACATTTTCTTTGACTCAAGATCAATTGAATGATTTAGGCTGGAAGGAAACATTAAATAGACTTGAGAATGTATTTAGCAATTGGAGAGTTATTTTAGAAGAAACAGATGAATCAAAGCTCACAAAACAACTTTCAGAATATTTTAATGCTCCTTGGTGGGGAGTTGTTTCTAATTTAAGTATTCATAATGCATATCATATCGGACAAATCATGTTGTTAAAGAAACAAATTCGAGTTAAATAA